Proteins from a genomic interval of Thermoanaerobacterium thermosaccharolyticum DSM 571:
- the rplF gene encoding 50S ribosomal protein L6 → MSRIGKQPVDIPKDVTVTVNDNHVIVKGPKGTLERDFPNLVNISVEDNKVVVTRNSDDKEARAMHGTTRALIQNMVKGVSTGYEKSLEIVGVGYRVAKQGKKIVLTVGYSHPVEIEEEPGIEFAVDGANKITVKGIDKQRVGEVAASIRKVRQPDAYKGKGIRYVGEHVRLKEGKTGKK, encoded by the coding sequence GTGTCTAGAATAGGGAAACAACCAGTAGATATTCCAAAAGATGTAACAGTTACAGTTAATGATAATCATGTTATAGTAAAAGGACCAAAAGGTACTCTTGAAAGAGATTTTCCAAATCTAGTTAATATATCTGTAGAAGATAATAAAGTCGTTGTAACAAGAAACAGCGATGATAAAGAAGCAAGAGCTATGCATGGAACAACTAGAGCTTTGATTCAAAACATGGTAAAAGGTGTAAGTACTGGATATGAAAAAAGCCTTGAGATTGTTGGTGTAGGTTACCGTGTTGCGAAACAAGGTAAAAAAATTGTTTTAACAGTTGGCTATTCTCATCCAGTAGAAATAGAAGAAGAACCGGGCATTGAATTTGCAGTTGATGGTGCAAATAAGATTACCGTGAAAGGTATTGATAAACAAAGAGTTGGTGAGGTAGCTGCAAGCATAAGGAAAGTAAGGCAACCAGATGCTTACAAAGGAAAAGGTATCAGGTATGTTGGAGAACATGTAAGGCTAAAAGAAGGCAAAACAGGTAAGAAGTAA
- a CDS encoding adenylate kinase, whose protein sequence is MRVILLGPPGAGKGTQAERITKDYEIPHISTGDIFRYNIKNNTELGKLAKQYTEKGLLVPDDVTNKIVEDRLTKDDCKDGFLLDGYPRNVIQAESLGKYLENKGLKIDHVLNIIVDRDELVKRLSGRRVCPSCGATYHIVTKPPKVEGICDHCGEKLIQRTDDNIESVLKRLEVYEDETKPLVEYYGKLNLIRNIDGNKPVNEVYKEIQILIGDEV, encoded by the coding sequence ATGAGAGTCATATTATTAGGGCCACCTGGAGCTGGAAAGGGAACACAGGCGGAGAGGATAACAAAGGACTATGAAATACCCCATATTTCAACTGGTGATATCTTTAGGTACAACATAAAAAACAATACAGAACTTGGTAAATTGGCAAAGCAGTATACTGAAAAGGGATTATTAGTGCCTGATGATGTCACAAATAAGATAGTCGAAGATAGGCTCACAAAAGATGATTGCAAAGATGGTTTTTTACTTGATGGATATCCGCGAAACGTTATACAGGCTGAGTCTCTTGGCAAATACCTAGAGAATAAAGGTCTAAAAATAGATCACGTCTTAAATATAATAGTTGATAGAGATGAACTAGTAAAGAGACTTAGTGGTAGAAGAGTGTGTCCATCGTGTGGTGCAACATATCATATTGTCACAAAGCCGCCAAAAGTCGAAGGAATTTGTGATCACTGTGGTGAGAAATTAATTCAAAGAACGGACGATAACATCGAATCTGTTTTAAAGCGCTTAGAAGTATATGAAGATGAAACAAAGCCTCTAGTGGAGTATTACGGCAAATTGAATTTGATTCGCAATATTGATGGAAATAAACCTGTTAATGAAGTTTATAAGGAGATACAGATATTAATAGGAGACGAAGTTTAA
- the rpmD gene encoding 50S ribosomal protein L30: MAKLKVTLVRSTIGREKSQIDTVRALKLRKIGSSSVLDDTPQVRGMINKVKHLVSVEEVNE, encoded by the coding sequence ATGGCAAAATTAAAAGTGACATTGGTAAGAAGTACTATAGGCCGTGAGAAATCACAAATAGATACTGTAAGAGCATTGAAGTTGAGAAAAATAGGAAGCAGTTCAGTTTTAGATGATACACCACAAGTAAGAGGTATGATTAACAAGGTTAAACACTTAGTAAGTGTTGAAGAAGTAAATGAATAG
- a CDS encoding energy-coupling factor transporter ATPase has product MSIQVENISFIYNEGTPFESEALKDVSFTIEDNEFVGIIGHTGSGKSTLIQHLNGLLKPTSGRITINGIDITSTKNLKDIRREVGIVFQYPEHQLFEETIYKDIAFGPSNLGLSDNETKMRVFEAMKTVGLDVSMKDMSPFELSGGERRRVAIAGVLSMMPKILILDEPTAGLDPRGRDEILGKIKEIHEKYEMTTILVSHSMEDIAKLVNKIIVMHEGKVSLIGTPREVFKNVEKLEQMGLGVPQITYLMRDLRKNGIELPDDILTVDEAKRCILEYLRGVRDA; this is encoded by the coding sequence ATGTCAATACAAGTAGAAAATATTTCGTTTATTTACAATGAAGGCACCCCATTTGAGTCAGAAGCATTAAAAGACGTGAGTTTCACAATAGAAGACAATGAATTTGTAGGGATTATAGGACATACTGGTTCAGGAAAATCAACCCTTATACAGCACTTAAATGGCCTTTTAAAGCCAACATCTGGTAGAATAACAATAAACGGAATCGATATTACGAGTACAAAAAATTTAAAAGATATTAGAAGAGAGGTTGGTATTGTATTCCAATACCCTGAGCATCAACTATTTGAAGAGACAATATACAAAGATATTGCATTTGGACCATCTAATTTGGGACTTTCAGATAATGAGACAAAGATGAGAGTATTTGAAGCCATGAAGACTGTTGGACTTGATGTAAGTATGAAAGACATGTCTCCTTTTGAATTATCTGGAGGTGAAAGAAGACGTGTTGCGATAGCTGGGGTTTTGTCTATGATGCCAAAGATATTGATTCTTGATGAGCCAACGGCTGGTCTTGACCCAAGAGGGAGAGATGAGATATTAGGCAAAATTAAAGAAATTCATGAAAAATATGAAATGACTACAATACTTGTGTCTCATAGCATGGAAGATATAGCAAAACTGGTGAATAAAATAATTGTCATGCATGAAGGAAAGGTATCATTGATAGGTACTCCTAGAGAAGTTTTTAAAAATGTCGAAAAACTTGAGCAAATGGGACTTGGTGTGCCACAGATTACTTATCTCATGAGAGATCTAAGAAAAAATGGAATAGAGTTGCCAGATGATATATTAACAGTTGATGAAGCGAAAAGATGCATATTGGAGTACCTTAGGGGTGTGAGAGATGCTTAA
- the rpsD gene encoding 30S ribosomal protein S4, translating into MARYTESTCKLCRREGMKLFLKGDKCYTEKCPFARRPYAPGQHGQNKKKLTNYGTQLREKQKLRRYYGVLERQFERYFEEAERMKGITGDNLLQLLERRLDNVVYRLSIASSRAQARQFVAHGHILVNGKKVDIPSYLVKAGDVISVKDSSKSLEVIKNNVEASTNIPDWLDFNKDSLEGKVLSLPTREHIDLPVEEHLIVELYSR; encoded by the coding sequence ATGGCAAGGTACACAGAATCTACATGTAAATTATGCCGTAGAGAAGGCATGAAATTATTTTTAAAAGGCGATAAATGCTATACTGAAAAATGCCCATTTGCAAGAAGACCATATGCTCCCGGACAACATGGACAAAATAAGAAAAAGCTTACAAACTATGGCACACAGTTAAGAGAAAAACAAAAATTGAGAAGGTATTATGGAGTTCTAGAAAGACAATTTGAAAGATACTTTGAGGAAGCAGAAAGAATGAAAGGTATAACTGGTGACAATCTCCTACAACTTCTTGAAAGAAGACTTGATAATGTAGTATATAGATTATCTATAGCGTCTTCAAGGGCTCAAGCAAGGCAATTTGTGGCACACGGTCATATTCTTGTAAACGGGAAAAAGGTTGACATACCTTCGTATTTAGTAAAAGCAGGCGATGTAATATCCGTCAAAGACAGCAGCAAGTCGTTAGAGGTTATTAAGAATAATGTTGAAGCATCCACAAATATACCTGATTGGTTAGATTTTAATAAGGATTCATTAGAGGGTAAAGTTTTATCTCTGCCAACAAGGGAACATATAGACTTACCAGTTGAAGAGCACTTGATTGTTGAATTGTATTCAAGGTAA
- the infA gene encoding translation initiation factor IF-1, which produces MAKDDVIEVEGKVIEALPNAMFQVELDNGHRILAHISGKLRMNFIRILPGDRVTLELSPYDLTRGRIVWRGK; this is translated from the coding sequence TTGGCAAAAGATGATGTTATCGAAGTTGAGGGTAAAGTTATAGAAGCTTTACCAAATGCGATGTTTCAGGTGGAACTTGATAATGGACACAGAATCTTGGCGCACATATCTGGCAAACTTAGAATGAATTTTATCAGGATTCTGCCTGGTGATAGAGTTACGCTTGAATTATCTCCATATGATTTAACAAGAGGCAGAATCGTATGGCGAGGTAAGTGA
- the rpsK gene encoding 30S ribosomal protein S11 has product MMAKKVKRIAKRRERKNVERGAAHIHSTFNNTIVTLTDMAGNALAWSSAGTLGFKGSRKSTPYAAQMAAETAAKAAMEHGLKTVDVYVKGPGAGREAAIRALQAAGLEVSLIKDVTPIPHNGCRPPKRRRV; this is encoded by the coding sequence ATTATGGCAAAAAAAGTTAAAAGAATAGCTAAACGCCGTGAGCGCAAAAATGTTGAACGTGGTGCCGCACACATACATTCAACATTTAATAATACAATAGTTACATTGACTGATATGGCAGGCAATGCATTAGCATGGTCAAGTGCAGGAACGTTAGGATTTAAGGGTTCTAGGAAATCTACTCCATATGCAGCACAGATGGCAGCAGAAACAGCAGCTAAAGCTGCAATGGAACATGGACTTAAAACTGTAGATGTCTATGTAAAAGGTCCTGGTGCAGGTAGAGAGGCTGCAATAAGAGCTTTGCAAGCTGCTGGATTAGAAGTAAGTCTTATAAAAGATGTCACACCGATTCCACACAATGGGTGCAGACCACCTAAGAGAAGAAGAGTATAA
- the rpsE gene encoding 30S ribosomal protein S5: MARIDISNLDLKEKVVSLNRVAKVVKGGRNFRFSATVVVGDPEKGYVGVGTGKSAEIPEAIRKAVEDAKKHLIKVPVVGTTIPHDTIGVFGAGKVLLKPAKEGTGVIAGGPVRAVLESAGIKDILTKSLGSANSTNMVYATIEGLKSLKTAEEVAKLRGIPVEQLLG, translated from the coding sequence ATGGCTCGTATTGATATATCAAATCTTGATTTAAAAGAAAAAGTTGTAAGTTTAAATCGTGTTGCAAAAGTTGTCAAAGGTGGAAGGAATTTCAGATTCAGCGCAACGGTAGTTGTTGGAGATCCTGAAAAGGGTTATGTCGGCGTTGGAACCGGGAAATCCGCAGAAATTCCTGAAGCAATTAGAAAAGCAGTCGAAGATGCTAAGAAGCATCTTATAAAAGTTCCAGTAGTAGGAACTACAATTCCACATGATACGATAGGAGTTTTTGGGGCCGGAAAAGTTTTATTAAAACCGGCTAAGGAAGGTACCGGAGTAATTGCAGGAGGTCCTGTGCGTGCTGTACTTGAATCAGCAGGAATTAAAGACATACTGACAAAATCTTTGGGATCAGCTAATTCTACAAACATGGTATATGCAACGATTGAAGGATTGAAATCATTAAAGACTGCAGAGGAAGTAGCAAAACTGCGTGGAATTCCTGTTGAGCAATTGCTTGGATAG
- the map gene encoding type I methionyl aminopeptidase, protein MIYIKSDSEIALMRYAGKVTGEVLNLLEKYIKPGITTKELDEIAEDYIRSKDCVPAFKGLYGFPATICASINNEVVHGIPGLRRLKEGDIISIDTGAIYHGFNGDAARTFAVGKISDNLKKLIDVTKQSFFEGIKMATEQHRLSDISNAIQIYVEKNGFSVVREYVGHGIGKKMHEDPQIPNYGPPGRGPRLRSGMALAIEPMVNEGRYNVKIEDNNWTVVTVDGSSSAHYENTIIITKGEPEILTLV, encoded by the coding sequence ATGATATATATTAAATCTGATAGTGAAATAGCTTTGATGAGATATGCTGGAAAAGTTACAGGAGAAGTTTTAAATCTTTTAGAAAAGTATATAAAGCCGGGGATAACCACCAAAGAACTTGATGAGATAGCTGAAGATTATATAAGAAGCAAAGATTGTGTACCGGCTTTTAAAGGGCTTTATGGCTTTCCAGCTACAATATGTGCATCAATTAATAATGAAGTTGTCCATGGTATACCAGGTTTAAGAAGGCTTAAGGAAGGCGATATTATTAGTATAGATACTGGTGCGATCTACCATGGATTTAATGGTGATGCGGCAAGGACTTTTGCTGTTGGAAAGATAAGTGATAATCTAAAAAAATTGATAGATGTAACAAAGCAAAGCTTTTTTGAAGGTATAAAAATGGCAACTGAACAACACAGACTTTCTGATATATCAAATGCTATACAGATTTACGTAGAAAAAAACGGTTTTTCGGTAGTCAGGGAATATGTAGGTCATGGAATAGGCAAAAAAATGCACGAGGACCCTCAAATACCAAATTATGGTCCACCGGGAAGAGGACCGAGATTAAGAAGTGGCATGGCTCTTGCTATTGAACCAATGGTCAATGAAGGAAGATACAATGTAAAGATTGAGGATAATAATTGGACAGTTGTTACAGTGGATGGAAGTTCATCTGCTCATTATGAGAATACCATAATAATAACAAAAGGAGAGCCTGAAATTTTGACATTAGTTTAA
- the rplQ gene encoding 50S ribosomal protein L17 gives MGYRKLGRPHDQRRAMLRNLTTSFLNYGRIQTTEARAKEIKSIAEKMITLAKRGDLHSRRQALAYLTDESVVKKLFDEIAPKYSDKNGGYTRILKLGPRRGDAAPLVIIELV, from the coding sequence ATGGGATACAGAAAATTAGGTCGACCACATGACCAGAGGAGAGCAATGTTGAGAAACCTTACAACTAGCTTTTTGAATTATGGAAGAATTCAAACTACAGAAGCCAGAGCCAAAGAAATAAAAAGCATTGCGGAAAAAATGATTACACTTGCAAAGAGGGGCGATTTGCACTCAAGAAGGCAGGCTTTGGCATATTTAACAGATGAATCAGTTGTTAAAAAATTATTTGATGAGATTGCTCCTAAATATTCAGATAAAAATGGCGGGTATACAAGAATATTAAAACTTGGTCCTCGTAGAGGCGATGCAGCACCGCTGGTTATCATAGAACTTGTTTAG
- the rpsH gene encoding 30S ribosomal protein S8, with protein MEMTDPIADMLTRIRNANIVRHETVEIPASNTKRAIAMLMLREGFIKAVEEIDDGKQGILKLTLKYGPNKERVISGLKRISKPGLRVYAKSNEIPRVLGGLGMAIISTSKGIMTDKDAKKEGVGGEVLCYIW; from the coding sequence ATTGAAATGACAGATCCAATAGCAGATATGCTTACACGTATAAGAAACGCAAATATAGTTAGACATGAAACAGTAGAGATACCAGCATCAAATACAAAAAGAGCAATAGCAATGCTTATGCTTCGTGAAGGATTTATTAAAGCAGTAGAAGAAATAGATGATGGTAAACAAGGTATTTTAAAATTAACACTGAAATATGGGCCAAATAAAGAAAGAGTTATATCAGGCCTTAAAAGAATAAGCAAACCGGGTTTGAGGGTTTATGCAAAAAGCAATGAAATTCCAAGAGTTTTAGGTGGCCTTGGTATGGCAATCATATCAACATCTAAAGGAATAATGACAGATAAAGATGCTAAAAAAGAAGGAGTCGGAGGAGAAGTTCTCTGCTATATCTGGTAA
- the rplO gene encoding 50S ribosomal protein L15 translates to MRLHDLKPAEGARKERKRVGRGIGSGLGKTSGRGHKGQKARSGGNIRPGFEGGQMPLTRRLPKRGFTNIFKKEYAIVNLSLLDNFEDGTVVTPELLIEKGIIKKIKDGVKILGSGDLNKKLTVKAHKFSKSAVDKIESVGGKAEVI, encoded by the coding sequence TTGAGACTTCACGATTTAAAACCAGCTGAAGGTGCAAGAAAGGAAAGAAAAAGAGTTGGCAGAGGTATTGGTTCGGGGCTAGGAAAGACATCTGGACGTGGACATAAAGGTCAGAAGGCTAGAAGCGGTGGAAATATAAGACCAGGTTTTGAAGGTGGACAGATGCCTTTAACAAGACGCTTGCCAAAGAGGGGATTTACGAATATCTTTAAGAAAGAATACGCTATTGTCAATTTAAGCCTGCTTGATAATTTTGAAGATGGAACTGTAGTAACTCCAGAACTTTTAATCGAGAAAGGGATTATCAAAAAAATCAAAGATGGCGTAAAGATATTGGGTTCAGGTGATCTTAATAAAAAGTTAACTGTAAAAGCGCACAAGTTTAGTAAGTCTGCTGTAGATAAAATAGAATCCGTAGGGGGAAAGGCAGAGGTGATATAA
- the rpmJ gene encoding 50S ribosomal protein L36: MKVRPSVKPICEKCKVIKRKGKVMVICENPKHKQKQG; the protein is encoded by the coding sequence ATGAAAGTAAGACCATCGGTTAAACCGATTTGTGAAAAATGTAAGGTTATTAAAAGAAAAGGCAAGGTAATGGTAATCTGCGAAAATCCTAAACACAAGCAAAAACAAGGTTAG
- a CDS encoding KOW domain-containing RNA-binding protein, giving the protein MDDTSIGRIVKSKAGRDKDRIFVIVGVADEKHVFIADGDLRKIEKPKKKKLIHLQKYNEVDETIREKILKGETVTNAEIMDALKQFKCEE; this is encoded by the coding sequence ATGGATGATACCTCAATAGGGCGAATAGTTAAGTCAAAGGCTGGGAGAGATAAAGACAGAATCTTTGTCATAGTTGGAGTTGCCGATGAAAAACATGTGTTTATAGCTGACGGCGATTTAAGGAAGATTGAAAAGCCGAAAAAGAAAAAATTGATTCATCTTCAAAAGTATAATGAAGTAGACGAAACAATAAGAGAAAAGATATTAAAAGGTGAGACTGTTACAAATGCTGAGATAATGGATGCTTTAAAACAGTTTAAGTGTGAAGAATAA
- the rpsM gene encoding 30S ribosomal protein S13, with the protein MARIAGIDLPREKRVEIGLTYIYGIGRSRSNEILAKAGVNPDTRVKDLTEDEVSRLRDIIDKEYKVEGDLRREVSLNIKRLIDIGCYRGIRHRKGLPVRGQRTRTNARTRKGPKKTVAKKKK; encoded by the coding sequence ATGGCAAGAATTGCTGGGATTGATTTACCAAGAGAAAAACGCGTTGAGATAGGATTAACTTATATTTACGGCATAGGACGTTCTCGTTCAAATGAGATATTGGCCAAAGCTGGCGTTAATCCAGATACAAGAGTAAAAGATCTCACAGAGGATGAAGTATCAAGATTAAGAGATATAATTGATAAAGAGTATAAAGTTGAAGGTGATTTGAGAAGAGAAGTATCTCTAAACATAAAGAGACTTATTGATATAGGATGTTATAGAGGAATAAGGCACAGAAAAGGCCTACCAGTACGTGGGCAAAGGACAAGGACAAATGCACGTACAAGAAAAGGTCCAAAGAAAACTGTAGCTAAGAAGAAGAAATAA
- a CDS encoding DNA-directed RNA polymerase subunit alpha, giving the protein MVIEIEKPKIEIVEQSNDDTYAKFVIEPLERGYGITLGNSLRRMLLSSLPGAAAKTIKIDGVLHEFSTVPGVKEDVTEIILNLKELAVKLYTDEPKIVRIEAEGKGEVTAGDIISDGDVEIMNPDLHIATLSDNGKLNMEIELVKGKGYVPSDKNKEPNQPIGIIPVDSIFTPVKKVSYNVENTRVGQVTDYDKLTMEVWTNGTISPKEAISLAAKILIDHFNLFTSFAENYNDMEVLVEKSEKKTDKPLDMTIEELDLSVRSYNCLKRAGINTVQDLVQKTEEEMMKVRNLGKKSLVEVEQKLKALGLSLQKSEE; this is encoded by the coding sequence ATGGTGATTGAAATTGAAAAACCAAAAATAGAGATAGTGGAGCAATCCAATGATGACACGTATGCTAAGTTTGTTATTGAACCACTTGAGCGTGGCTATGGGATAACACTTGGCAACTCTTTACGCCGTATGCTTTTATCATCACTTCCAGGTGCGGCAGCGAAGACAATTAAAATAGATGGGGTGTTGCACGAATTTTCTACTGTACCAGGCGTAAAAGAGGATGTTACTGAGATTATACTAAACTTAAAAGAGTTGGCAGTGAAATTATATACGGATGAACCAAAAATAGTGAGGATTGAAGCAGAAGGTAAAGGCGAAGTGACTGCAGGAGATATAATATCTGATGGCGATGTTGAGATAATGAATCCAGATCTCCATATTGCCACATTAAGCGATAATGGCAAACTAAATATGGAAATCGAGTTGGTTAAAGGGAAAGGATACGTTCCTTCAGATAAAAATAAAGAACCGAATCAGCCGATAGGTATCATTCCGGTTGATTCTATATTTACTCCAGTTAAGAAGGTAAGCTATAATGTTGAAAATACTCGTGTTGGTCAGGTTACAGATTACGACAAGCTTACAATGGAAGTATGGACGAATGGAACTATAAGTCCTAAAGAGGCAATAAGCTTAGCTGCTAAAATATTAATTGATCATTTTAATTTGTTTACATCCTTTGCAGAAAATTATAATGACATGGAAGTTTTGGTTGAAAAATCAGAGAAGAAGACAGATAAGCCTCTTGACATGACGATAGAAGAACTTGATCTATCTGTACGGTCATATAATTGCCTTAAAAGAGCAGGAATTAATACTGTTCAGGATTTAGTTCAGAAGACAGAAGAAGAGATGATGAAAGTTAGAAATCTTGGTAAAAAATCATTGGTGGAAGTTGAGCAAAAATTGAAGGCATTGGGACTATCATTGCAAAAGAGTGAAGAGTAA
- the secY gene encoding preprotein translocase subunit SecY — MLKTLVNAWKVADIRKKIIYTVLMLLVFRLGSHIPVPGIDPNQIKNILGQGTLFGFFDIISGGAFRDFTIFAMSIVPYINASIIMQLLTIAIPSLEQMAKEGEEGRKKIAQYTRYMTVVLALIQAIGMTIGLRGAVINPNFLNLTIIVLTLTAGTSFLMWLGERITENGVGNGSSLIIFAGILARIPNMIYTTIQYVGAGTANIFGAIAFLIVILVMVVSIILMSEGQRRIPVQYAKRVVGRKVYGGQSTHIPLRINMAGVIPLIFALSLLQFPQQIATFFPKSAFYAFTEKWLGTNGWIYNVLNVLLIIFFTYFYTAIIFNPVEISDNMKKYGGFIPGIRPGKPTTDFITRVMNRVTFVGSIFLAVVAVLPVIMMNVTGLQLYFGGTALLIAVGVALETMKQIEGQLIMRNYQGFLR, encoded by the coding sequence ATGCTAAAGACCCTTGTCAATGCATGGAAGGTTGCGGACATCAGAAAAAAAATAATTTATACCGTGTTGATGCTTTTGGTATTTAGACTTGGATCTCATATACCAGTACCTGGTATAGATCCAAATCAAATTAAAAACATATTGGGACAAGGAACACTTTTTGGGTTTTTTGATATAATTTCAGGTGGTGCATTCCGCGATTTCACAATATTTGCTATGAGTATTGTTCCATACATTAATGCATCAATTATAATGCAGTTATTAACTATAGCTATACCTTCATTAGAACAGATGGCAAAAGAAGGCGAAGAGGGAAGAAAGAAAATTGCTCAATATACGCGTTATATGACAGTAGTGCTTGCATTAATTCAGGCTATAGGAATGACGATAGGGTTAAGAGGTGCAGTAATTAATCCCAATTTTCTCAACTTAACAATAATTGTATTAACATTGACAGCGGGTACATCATTCTTAATGTGGCTAGGTGAGAGGATAACGGAAAATGGTGTTGGAAATGGCAGTTCTCTTATAATTTTTGCTGGTATTCTAGCTAGAATACCTAATATGATCTATACTACAATACAGTATGTAGGTGCTGGAACAGCTAACATATTTGGTGCTATAGCGTTCTTGATTGTCATACTTGTTATGGTTGTTTCAATCATATTGATGTCAGAAGGACAAAGAAGAATACCTGTTCAATATGCTAAGAGGGTTGTAGGCCGTAAAGTATATGGAGGACAATCAACTCATATACCATTAAGAATAAATATGGCTGGTGTTATTCCTCTGATATTTGCGCTTTCACTTCTGCAATTTCCACAGCAGATAGCTACATTTTTCCCTAAATCGGCATTCTACGCTTTTACAGAAAAATGGCTCGGAACAAATGGATGGATATATAATGTATTGAATGTTCTCCTTATAATATTCTTTACCTACTTCTATACAGCGATAATATTTAATCCTGTAGAGATATCCGACAATATGAAGAAGTATGGTGGATTTATTCCAGGTATTAGGCCTGGAAAGCCAACGACGGATTTTATTACTAGAGTTATGAATAGAGTAACATTTGTAGGTTCAATATTTTTAGCTGTTGTTGCAGTGCTTCCTGTTATAATGATGAATGTTACTGGTCTGCAACTATACTTTGGCGGTACGGCATTGTTGATTGCTGTTGGTGTGGCACTTGAAACTATGAAGCAGATTGAAGGGCAACTCATAATGCGTAACTACCAGGGATTCTTGAGATAG
- the rplR gene encoding 50S ribosomal protein L18, which translates to MISKIDRRLTRKRRHLRVRKKISGTSERPRLSVYKSLSHIYAQLIDDVRGVTLAHASTLDPELKNVAKGANKESARLVGKLIAKKALEKGIKDVVFDRGGYIYHGTIKELADAAREGGLNF; encoded by the coding sequence ATGATATCAAAAATAGATAGACGATTGACACGGAAAAGGCGTCATCTAAGAGTCAGGAAAAAAATTTCTGGAACAAGCGAAAGACCAAGACTTAGTGTGTACAAAAGCTTAAGCCATATATATGCACAGCTGATTGATGACGTAAGGGGCGTTACTTTAGCACATGCTTCTACATTAGATCCAGAATTGAAGAATGTTGCTAAAGGTGCGAATAAGGAGTCAGCAAGATTAGTAGGCAAATTAATTGCGAAAAAAGCTCTTGAAAAGGGAATTAAGGATGTAGTTTTTGATCGCGGTGGATATATATATCATGGTACGATAAAAGAATTAGCAGATGCTGCAAGAGAAGGCGGTTTGAATTTTTAA
- a CDS encoding type Z 30S ribosomal protein S14, producing MARKALILKQKKTPKFSTRAYNRCKICGRPHAYIRKYGICRVCFREYAHQGIIPGVKKASW from the coding sequence ATGGCCAGAAAGGCATTGATATTGAAACAAAAAAAGACCCCTAAATTTAGTACAAGAGCTTATAACAGATGTAAAATTTGTGGGCGACCACATGCATATATCAGGAAATATGGAATATGCCGTGTTTGTTTTAGAGAATATGCTCATCAAGGCATTATTCCAGGCGTAAAAAAAGCAAGCTGGTAA